One window of the Candidatus Kinetoplastibacterium desouzaii TCC079E genome contains the following:
- a CDS encoding cell division protein ZipA C-terminal FtsZ-binding domain-containing protein, giving the protein MKFEFLYKIRDWINILKSKIGDDNSAVFDRVDPILVTEDDINSDNININDNLFVDSEIEFSIDIFFDPHLCGDNLNKLYELLLNIRNTNVRFLLKSLDGTIKSSISNNDSIILLKIVVALASRNGPISYEDWSYAYDISDSISSIFGSEFVCPSYKTVLSKGMQLDKLCSSIDAYFSLNLIMENAFGYNELIDIVSEFDFIRFENESIFLDNEDYCIFLSRDDGLGLNEPLNIHNIVSFTLDVPRSINDERLFLNFFTLVKKISECMGAKIVDDSGMVLSEDYIESIEDQLQSILEILEKNGFKAGSYRAKRIFR; this is encoded by the coding sequence ATGAAATTTGAATTTTTATATAAAATTAGAGATTGGATTAATATTTTGAAATCAAAAATAGGTGATGATAATTCAGCTGTTTTTGATCGAGTGGATCCAATTCTAGTAACAGAGGATGATATAAATTCTGACAATATAAATATTAATGACAATTTATTTGTAGATTCAGAAATAGAATTTTCTATAGATATATTTTTTGATCCTCACCTCTGTGGAGATAATTTAAATAAGTTATATGAATTATTGCTCAATATAAGAAATACAAATGTGAGGTTTTTGTTAAAATCTTTAGATGGCACTATAAAGTCTAGTATTTCTAACAATGATTCTATAATTTTATTGAAAATAGTAGTAGCACTTGCAAGTAGAAATGGTCCTATTAGTTATGAAGATTGGTCCTATGCTTATGATATTTCTGATAGTATATCTTCTATTTTTGGTTCAGAATTCGTTTGTCCAAGTTATAAAACTGTATTAAGTAAAGGGATGCAATTAGATAAGTTATGTAGTTCTATAGATGCTTATTTTAGTTTGAATTTAATTATGGAGAATGCTTTTGGGTATAATGAGTTAATAGACATTGTATCTGAATTTGATTTCATAAGATTTGAGAATGAAAGTATTTTTTTGGATAATGAAGATTATTGTATTTTCTTATCTAGGGATGATGGTTTAGGATTAAATGAGCCTTTAAATATTCATAATATTGTTAGTTTTACATTAGATGTTCCTCGTTCAATTAATGATGAAAGATTGTTTTTAAATTTTTTTACTTTGGTAAAAAAAATTTCGGAATGTATGGGAGCTAAAATAGTTGACGATAGCGGTATGGTGTTATCAGAAGATTATATAGAATCAATAGAAGATCAATTACAAAGCATTCTAGAGATTTTAGAAAAGAATGGTTTTAAAGCAGGTAGTTATCGTGCCAAAAGAATTTTTAGATAA
- a CDS encoding uracil-DNA glycosylase → MLNIPFKKKLFSDAQYLLLKEIGINLLTNKDLNCLNKREIVNFIKEDLLIKNVHQSNENNDGDFSQSLKSNILNCKSCSLCNSRKNVVVGSGSTSIGSWMIIGEAPGEQEDLKGMPFAGKSGNLLDEMLRSVGIIDRSECFITNVVKCRPPGNRNPRTEEVEECRPFLLEQINLLKPSKIIVLGKIAANAILSNKNSIGELRGRVHYFISKDSRRIPVIVSYHPAYLLRRPEEKHLAWDDLCLAISVH, encoded by the coding sequence ATGTTAAATATACCTTTTAAGAAAAAATTATTCAGTGATGCTCAATATTTGTTATTGAAAGAAATAGGTATAAATTTATTGACAAATAAAGATTTAAATTGTTTAAATAAAAGAGAAATAGTTAATTTTATTAAAGAAGATCTACTAATTAAAAACGTTCATCAATCCAATGAAAACAATGATGGAGATTTCTCTCAATCTTTGAAGAGTAATATATTGAATTGCAAGTCATGTTCTTTATGTAACTCTCGTAAAAATGTTGTGGTTGGTTCTGGTTCTACATCTATTGGATCTTGGATGATTATAGGAGAAGCTCCAGGAGAGCAGGAAGATTTAAAAGGGATGCCTTTTGCAGGTAAGTCAGGTAATCTACTGGATGAAATGTTAAGATCTGTTGGAATTATTGATAGATCAGAGTGTTTTATAACTAATGTTGTTAAATGTCGTCCACCTGGCAATAGGAATCCAAGAACTGAAGAAGTAGAAGAATGTCGTCCATTCTTATTAGAGCAAATTAATTTATTAAAACCTAGTAAGATTATAGTTTTAGGGAAAATAGCTGCCAATGCTATTCTTAGCAATAAGAATAGCATTGGAGAATTAAGAGGAAGAGTACATTATTTTATATCTAAAGATAGTAGGCGTATTCCAGTTATAGTAAGTTATCATCCTGCATATTTATTGCGTAGGCCAGAAGAAAAGCATCTGGCTTGGGATGATTTATGTTTGGCTATATCTGTACACTAA
- a CDS encoding BolA family protein: MINTTKIISITEIIKDRLSILKPSILYIEDFSDDHKNHNQAANSGHYKITISSHEFNGLSKVNQHRLVYKYLNDLIPSPIHAIILNIKNDK; the protein is encoded by the coding sequence ATGATAAACACAACTAAAATAATTAGCATAACAGAGATTATAAAAGACAGACTCTCAATACTGAAACCTTCTATATTATATATAGAAGATTTCTCTGATGATCATAAGAATCATAATCAAGCTGCAAACTCTGGCCATTATAAAATAACAATATCATCTCATGAATTTAATGGCCTATCTAAGGTTAACCAACATAGATTGGTTTATAAATATTTAAATGATCTTATTCCATCTCCTATACATGCAATAATTTTAAACATAAAAAATGATAAATAA
- the lplT gene encoding lysophospholipid transporter LplT, translating into MKKGFYIIMAAQTFSSLADNALFISAIALIIELDGPYWMIPIMKWSFALSYVVLAPFVGLLADKFPKGHVMFFANCIKMIGCFMIILHQCFSSNKTIQTYLIGLSYGLIGIGASIYSPAKYGIVTEILPARMLIKGNSWIEGLTVVSIILGTCLGGFLITPLASNFLINHTFISSLTRSHANAAIFVILFIYLISAAFNLAIRKTNINYNIKNNSIFSILNNFYKNLSIMYNDKIGRISIAITTIFWGVSASLQLIVIEWGQKHLGYSIDQTSILIGLVAIGTVIGSIIVAKYVRLAQALSILPVGIIMGLLIFMMPIVNSKTSTYLLLISTGILAGFFVVPMNALLQHRGYKLLSAGNSIAVQNFNEQLSILLMISLYAILVWLNIKINTIIIIYGIVVTTLMSFFFYLTSINKKSYDKLLQKTINEE; encoded by the coding sequence TTGAAAAAAGGATTCTATATTATTATGGCTGCTCAGACTTTTTCTTCTTTAGCAGACAATGCTTTGTTTATATCGGCAATAGCTCTCATTATCGAATTGGATGGTCCATATTGGATGATCCCTATTATGAAATGGTCATTTGCCCTATCATATGTAGTTCTAGCACCTTTTGTGGGTTTATTAGCAGATAAATTCCCCAAAGGACATGTTATGTTTTTTGCTAATTGCATAAAAATGATAGGATGTTTTATGATTATTCTACATCAATGTTTTAGCTCAAATAAAACCATACAAACGTATTTGATTGGTTTGTCTTATGGATTAATAGGCATAGGAGCATCAATATACTCTCCAGCAAAATACGGAATAGTAACTGAAATACTACCAGCCAGAATGTTAATCAAAGGAAATAGTTGGATCGAAGGTCTTACAGTTGTTTCAATAATTTTAGGTACATGTCTTGGTGGATTCTTAATAACTCCTCTAGCATCAAATTTTTTAATAAATCATACCTTTATATCATCACTAACAAGATCACATGCAAATGCAGCAATCTTTGTAATATTATTTATATACCTAATATCAGCAGCATTTAATTTAGCTATAAGAAAGACTAACATTAATTACAATATAAAAAATAATAGTATATTTAGTATTCTTAATAATTTTTATAAAAATTTATCAATAATGTACAATGATAAAATAGGTAGAATATCTATTGCCATTACTACTATATTTTGGGGGGTTAGTGCTAGTTTGCAATTAATAGTCATTGAATGGGGACAGAAACATCTAGGGTATTCTATAGATCAAACATCTATATTAATTGGATTAGTAGCGATAGGAACTGTTATTGGATCAATAATAGTAGCCAAATACGTAAGATTAGCACAAGCATTATCAATATTGCCAGTTGGTATAATAATGGGATTGTTAATATTTATGATGCCTATAGTTAATAGCAAGACTAGCACATACTTATTATTAATAAGCACAGGAATTTTAGCTGGATTCTTTGTAGTCCCTATGAATGCTCTATTGCAACATAGAGGATATAAATTACTATCTGCAGGTAATTCTATAGCTGTTCAGAATTTCAATGAACAGCTAAGCATATTATTGATGATTAGCTTGTACGCAATTCTTGTTTGGTTAAACATAAAAATAAACACAATAATAATAATATACGGCATTGTAGTAACAACACTCATGTCATTTTTCTTCTACTTAACTTCAATTAACAAAAAATCTTATGATAAACTACTACAAAAAACCATAAATGAAGAATAA
- a CDS encoding bifunctional tRNA (adenosine(37)-N6)-threonylcarbamoyltransferase complex dimerization subunit type 1 TsaB/ribosomal protein alanine acetyltransferase RimI, protein MYQKISNLLAIESSLDECSISLISFDNQGFVKMSFSSEFDKDKLPSEYLLPSIDNLLEKADIQKKELNIVAFGKGPGKFTGIRLACATSKAIGMSLNIPIIAVDSLFSMAIKAKKDLIEGNYIIIAASDAKMNELYLSAYLVNSCLVEFHRFNQILQSPILISAEDISLWLSYYINKWLLYYIDVKFILVGNAWDIYNILPKIPEKFYNFFYCSMVKNPDSLVLSYVAKDLFLKEDYHGYDIEPLYIRNKVAFTTKELLLNKGGNPKVSSFLSKAEIRKMMVSDIENILLLESQIQIPSWSYANYLDSINSGYCSYIMQYEDYILGFFIMMFAPDISHLLRIAVNSNNQRMGVGSKLINSCVMISTENNLNSLLVEVGSSNSKAINFYRKHNFLDIGIRKNYYVLSNHKTDDAIVMKKYF, encoded by the coding sequence ATGTATCAAAAAATAAGTAATTTATTAGCAATAGAATCTTCATTAGATGAGTGTAGTATTTCTTTAATATCATTTGATAATCAAGGCTTTGTTAAAATGTCGTTCTCTTCAGAGTTTGATAAAGATAAATTGCCATCTGAATATTTATTGCCATCTATTGATAATCTTTTAGAAAAAGCAGATATACAAAAAAAAGAATTGAATATTGTAGCTTTTGGGAAAGGTCCTGGTAAGTTTACAGGTATTAGATTGGCTTGTGCCACTTCAAAAGCAATTGGTATGAGTTTGAATATTCCAATAATAGCAGTTGACTCTCTTTTTTCTATGGCTATCAAAGCCAAAAAAGATTTAATTGAAGGTAATTATATTATAATTGCTGCTTCTGATGCAAAAATGAACGAGCTTTACTTATCTGCTTACTTAGTAAATTCTTGTTTAGTTGAGTTTCATCGATTTAATCAAATATTACAATCACCAATACTCATATCTGCTGAGGATATATCTTTATGGTTATCTTATTATATAAATAAATGGCTATTATATTATATTGATGTTAAATTTATACTAGTTGGTAATGCGTGGGATATATATAATATCCTTCCAAAAATTCCTGAGAAATTTTATAATTTCTTCTATTGTTCTATGGTTAAAAATCCAGATTCTTTAGTCTTATCATATGTTGCTAAGGATTTATTTCTGAAAGAAGATTATCATGGATATGATATTGAGCCATTGTATATTAGGAATAAAGTCGCATTTACCACAAAAGAACTTCTTCTAAATAAAGGTGGTAATCCTAAAGTGAGTTCTTTTCTATCTAAAGCTGAAATAAGAAAGATGATGGTTTCTGATATAGAAAATATTCTTCTTTTGGAGTCTCAAATTCAAATTCCATCATGGAGTTATGCTAATTACTTAGATTCTATTAATTCTGGTTATTGTTCATATATAATGCAATACGAAGATTATATATTGGGTTTTTTTATAATGATGTTTGCTCCAGATATTAGTCATTTGTTGCGCATAGCAGTAAATAGTAATAATCAAAGAATGGGAGTAGGATCTAAATTAATAAATTCTTGCGTTATGATTTCCACTGAAAATAATCTTAATAGTTTATTAGTGGAAGTAGGATCAAGTAATTCAAAAGCTATTAATTTTTACAGAAAACATAACTTTCTTGATATAGGCATTAGAAAAAATTATTATGTTTTAAGTAATCATAAAACAGATGACGCCATTGTAATGAAAAAATATTTTTAA
- a CDS encoding peptidylprolyl isomerase — MKKLLILTMIFTFANFTNASTIALVNDKPITQKKMDQFIELLVNQGATDSEQLREQVKQELINREILLQAAEKEGISTRKEVQTELELANESIIVRAFLADYLKQNPISNNLIKNEYDKLKKEQSGKKEYKIKHILLDNEKQASDLISKLNKDKTKFSDMAKELSKDNASSINGGDLGWSDTDDYVESFSSEVKSLTKGAISQKPIKTQFGWHIIQLDDIRQSEFPKLEQVNSQIEEMLKQKTLSTLQQELRLKANIK; from the coding sequence ATGAAGAAACTACTAATTCTTACAATGATATTTACATTCGCCAATTTTACTAATGCAAGCACTATAGCATTAGTAAATGACAAACCTATTACTCAGAAAAAGATGGATCAGTTTATTGAGTTACTTGTTAATCAAGGAGCTACTGACTCTGAGCAATTGAGAGAACAAGTAAAACAAGAATTAATTAATAGAGAAATCTTATTACAAGCAGCAGAAAAAGAAGGAATATCTACTCGTAAGGAAGTGCAAACTGAACTAGAATTAGCTAACGAAAGTATTATAGTAAGAGCATTTTTAGCTGACTATTTAAAACAAAATCCTATATCAAATAATCTAATAAAAAACGAGTACGATAAACTAAAAAAGGAACAATCAGGTAAAAAAGAATATAAAATAAAACATATTCTTCTTGATAACGAAAAACAAGCTTCTGATTTAATATCCAAGCTAAATAAAGACAAAACTAAATTTTCTGATATGGCTAAAGAACTATCGAAAGATAATGCCAGCAGCATCAACGGTGGAGATTTAGGTTGGAGTGATACCGATGATTACGTAGAGTCTTTTTCATCTGAAGTAAAATCCTTAACAAAAGGAGCAATATCACAAAAACCAATTAAAACACAATTTGGATGGCATATTATACAATTGGATGATATAAGACAATCTGAGTTTCCTAAACTAGAACAAGTAAACAGTCAAATTGAAGAAATGTTAAAACAAAAAACACTATCCACTCTTCAACAAGAATTACGTTTAAAAGCAAATATTAAATAA
- the ligA gene encoding NAD-dependent DNA ligase LigA, which yields MVLKQVVIVPKEFLDKNDIEFNFIKNKVLSLRKEIDKHNIAYYVYDSPTIDDLEYDSLMDQLVKLESSYPSLINNNSPTQRVGSKPSLSFKQVKHSIPMLSLSNAFQDTNIISFDNRLKSFLFNYELINMEDNIDYFCDLKLDGLAVNLRYEKGCLVSASTRGDGYIGEDVTANIRTIKSIPLFIHDSVPDVLEVRGEIFMNHKDFQRLNDYQRLNGNKTFMNPRNAAAGSLRSLDPVLSASRKLNFFAYGWGEITGITDNLRKYSNSDHQTDLHSSYHSSMLNWISSLGFPINSQYHRVVNNVNEMIEYYSEINILRDSLPYDIDGVVYKVNSLYFQDLIGYSSRAPRFALAHKFSPEESVTQLTDINIQVGRTGAITPVACLNPVIVGGANISSATLHNENEIIRKDLRIGDFVRVRRAGDVIPEIIGPVLELRSQDVIFFKMPTLCPVCKSKLSKIDGESVIRCTGGLYCSAQLKQRLLHAVGRKALNIVGLGDVLINKLVDSNIVRSLADIYDLNIELLLRIENIAIKSATNLMESIKKSRHPKLDKFLFALGIRHVGEMTAFAIAKRFISLDSVINCSLDDLMTIPDIGHKVASSVNIFFSEPQNIDLIRLLENRGLEPESFVVESNNLKPLDGKTFVITGKLKNLSRENIKKYIIENGGKVVNSISSSTNYLLSGEDPGSKLIKAKEANVTIINEDDLLSLVERINI from the coding sequence ATGGTTTTAAAGCAGGTAGTTATCGTGCCAAAAGAATTTTTAGATAAAAATGATATAGAATTCAATTTTATAAAAAATAAGGTTCTTTCATTGAGAAAAGAAATTGATAAACATAATATAGCTTATTATGTTTATGATTCACCGACTATTGATGATTTAGAGTATGACTCTTTGATGGATCAGTTAGTTAAATTAGAGTCATCTTACCCTAGTTTAATAAATAATAACTCACCTACTCAGCGTGTTGGATCTAAGCCTTCATTATCTTTTAAACAAGTAAAACACTCTATACCAATGTTATCTTTATCTAATGCTTTTCAAGATACTAATATTATTTCATTTGATAATAGGTTAAAAAGTTTTTTATTTAATTATGAATTAATTAATATGGAAGATAATATTGATTATTTCTGTGATTTAAAATTAGATGGTTTGGCTGTTAATTTACGTTATGAGAAAGGTTGTTTGGTGAGTGCTTCTACTAGGGGTGATGGTTATATAGGAGAGGATGTGACAGCTAATATACGTACTATTAAATCCATTCCTTTGTTTATACATGATTCAGTTCCTGATGTTTTAGAAGTGCGTGGTGAAATTTTTATGAATCATAAAGATTTTCAACGATTAAATGATTATCAGAGATTAAATGGTAATAAAACTTTCATGAATCCACGTAATGCTGCTGCAGGAAGCTTGAGAAGCTTAGATCCAGTTCTTAGTGCTTCTCGTAAATTAAATTTTTTTGCATATGGCTGGGGAGAAATAACAGGTATTACTGATAATCTAAGAAAATACTCTAATTCAGATCATCAAACTGATTTACACAGTAGTTACCATAGTTCTATGTTAAATTGGATTTCCTCTTTAGGTTTCCCTATTAATAGTCAGTATCATAGGGTGGTTAATAATGTTAATGAAATGATTGAGTATTATTCAGAGATTAATATATTGAGAGATTCATTACCTTATGATATAGATGGGGTTGTTTATAAAGTCAATTCTTTGTATTTCCAAGATTTAATAGGATATTCTTCGAGAGCTCCTAGATTTGCATTGGCACATAAGTTTTCACCAGAAGAATCTGTAACTCAATTGACTGATATTAATATACAAGTAGGAAGAACAGGAGCTATAACTCCGGTTGCTTGTTTAAATCCTGTTATTGTTGGAGGTGCTAATATTTCTAGTGCTACTTTGCATAATGAAAATGAAATAATTCGTAAGGATTTAAGAATAGGTGATTTTGTAAGAGTTAGAAGAGCAGGTGATGTGATTCCAGAAATAATAGGTCCTGTTTTAGAATTACGTTCTCAGGATGTAATTTTTTTTAAAATGCCTACTTTATGTCCAGTGTGTAAATCAAAATTATCTAAAATAGATGGTGAATCAGTTATTCGTTGTACTGGTGGTTTATATTGCTCTGCTCAGTTGAAGCAAAGATTATTACATGCTGTTGGTAGAAAGGCTTTAAATATAGTTGGGTTAGGAGATGTTTTAATCAATAAACTTGTAGATAGCAATATAGTTAGGTCATTGGCTGATATATATGATTTAAATATAGAACTTTTATTGAGAATAGAAAATATTGCAATTAAGTCTGCAACGAATTTGATGGAATCAATAAAAAAATCTCGTCATCCTAAATTAGATAAATTTCTATTTGCATTAGGTATTAGGCATGTTGGTGAAATGACAGCATTTGCTATTGCTAAAAGATTTATCAGTTTAGATTCTGTTATCAATTGCAGTTTAGATGATCTTATGACTATACCTGATATAGGGCATAAGGTTGCTTCATCAGTTAATATTTTCTTTTCTGAGCCTCAAAATATTGATTTGATAAGACTGTTAGAAAATAGAGGGCTAGAACCAGAATCTTTTGTTGTTGAGTCAAATAATTTAAAACCATTAGATGGTAAAACTTTCGTTATAACTGGAAAATTAAAAAATTTATCTAGAGAGAATATCAAAAAATATATAATTGAAAATGGAGGAAAAGTAGTTAACTCCATTTCTTCAAGTACTAATTATTTATTATCGGGAGAAGATCCAGGTAGTAAATTAATTAAAGCAAAAGAGGCTAATGTGACGATTATAAATGAAGATGATTTGTTGTCTTTAGTTGAACGAATTAATATTTAA
- a CDS encoding inner membrane-spanning protein YciB yields the protein MNKIIFDILPLSIFFISYTYTNNIYTATEFLMASSVLQVVLVKIKNKKIDNNTIFSTLLIIILGTATVISENDFFIKLKPTVIYWFFGSFLLISRIIFNKNILRTMMQDKIILSNNIWNRLNTIWICFFIAMGLLNIFIAFSGLFNQSFWVNFKVFGTLIIFVLFLIGQIVFFKKEIRLNTKT from the coding sequence GTGAACAAAATTATCTTTGATATATTACCATTATCCATATTTTTTATTTCATATACTTATACGAACAATATATATACAGCCACAGAATTTCTCATGGCATCATCTGTTTTACAAGTAGTATTGGTAAAAATAAAAAATAAAAAAATTGATAATAATACTATATTCAGTACATTGCTAATTATAATATTAGGAACAGCTACTGTAATATCTGAGAATGATTTCTTTATCAAATTAAAACCAACAGTAATTTATTGGTTCTTTGGATCCTTTTTGCTAATATCTCGCATTATTTTTAACAAGAATATTCTAAGAACTATGATGCAAGATAAAATAATCCTATCTAATAATATTTGGAACAGACTTAACACTATATGGATATGTTTTTTTATAGCAATGGGATTATTGAATATATTTATTGCTTTTTCTGGATTGTTTAATCAATCATTCTGGGTTAATTTTAAAGTATTTGGTACACTAATCATTTTTGTATTATTTTTAATTGGGCAAATTGTTTTTTTTAAAAAAGAAATTAGATTAAACACAAAAACATAA
- a CDS encoding peroxiredoxin, whose amino-acid sequence MKTVGEELESFKITGVKPGFTQHEENGVSAFEEITESSFPGKWKVIYFYPKDFTFVCPTEIMGFDKISKDFEDRDAILMGGSVDNEFVKLAWRREHPGLRKLNHYQFADITGSLIDQLGIRDKSAGVALRATFIIDPDNVIQHVSVNNLKVGRNPEEILRLLDGFQTEELCPCNRKPGGDTL is encoded by the coding sequence ATGAAAACAGTTGGTGAAGAACTAGAATCTTTTAAAATAACGGGAGTTAAACCTGGATTTACTCAACATGAAGAAAATGGAGTTTCTGCATTTGAAGAAATTACAGAAAGCTCGTTTCCTGGAAAATGGAAAGTAATATATTTTTATCCTAAAGATTTTACATTTGTATGTCCTACAGAAATAATGGGATTCGATAAGATTTCAAAAGATTTCGAAGATAGAGATGCAATTCTCATGGGTGGATCTGTAGATAATGAATTTGTTAAATTAGCATGGCGCAGAGAACATCCTGGTCTTAGAAAATTAAATCACTATCAATTTGCAGATATAACAGGATCTCTAATTGATCAACTTGGAATAAGAGATAAAAGCGCTGGAGTCGCTCTACGTGCTACATTTATTATAGATCCTGATAATGTCATTCAACATGTATCTGTAAATAATTTGAAAGTTGGACGCAATCCTGAAGAAATCTTAAGATTATTAGATGGATTCCAAACAGAAGAATTATGTCCATGCAATCGCAAGCCAGGTGGAGACACATTGTAA